One part of the Bacteroidota bacterium genome encodes these proteins:
- the pheS gene encoding phenylalanine--tRNA ligase subunit alpha, with amino-acid sequence MQTKIAELREQVEAEIASVTTAGQLEAFRIKFLARKGLVALLFDELKNVPTAEKPMAGKQLNELRQRTQSLFDEKAASLKSAPHVSAQLDPTLPGRRKFLGTKHPLMQTLDEIKSIFVGMGFGIADGPEIEDDWHNFGALNFPPDHPARDMQDTFFIDKNILLRTHTSPVQIRVMENTNPPIRTIMPGRVYRNEAVSARSLCNFYQVEGLAVDVGITFSELKGTLLSFARQFYGKDIKYRFRPSFFPFTEPSAEMDITCFICKGRGCRMCKHSGWLEILGCGMVDPNVFLSVGYDPQKYTGYAFGMGIERTAALLYGVDDIRLFYENDVRFLRQF; translated from the coding sequence ATGCAAACCAAGATTGCAGAGCTTCGCGAACAGGTCGAAGCGGAGATTGCCTCGGTAACAACCGCTGGCCAGCTTGAAGCATTCCGTATCAAATTCCTTGCGCGAAAAGGTCTCGTTGCCTTGCTCTTCGATGAGTTGAAGAACGTTCCTACAGCGGAAAAACCCATGGCCGGCAAACAACTCAACGAGCTTCGTCAACGGACGCAATCATTGTTCGACGAAAAGGCAGCCTCGCTGAAATCCGCACCACATGTGTCGGCGCAACTCGACCCAACACTGCCGGGGCGACGAAAATTCCTTGGTACGAAACATCCGCTGATGCAAACGCTAGACGAGATCAAGTCGATTTTTGTCGGGATGGGATTCGGCATCGCTGACGGTCCGGAAATAGAAGATGACTGGCATAACTTCGGAGCCTTGAACTTTCCGCCCGACCATCCGGCACGTGATATGCAGGATACGTTCTTCATTGATAAGAATATCCTTCTGCGTACACATACCTCGCCTGTCCAGATTCGGGTCATGGAGAATACCAATCCTCCCATTCGAACCATCATGCCCGGGAGGGTGTATCGCAACGAGGCGGTGAGCGCACGGAGTTTATGCAACTTCTATCAAGTCGAAGGACTTGCCGTGGATGTCGGGATTACGTTCAGCGAGCTGAAAGGAACGTTGCTCTCCTTCGCCCGTCAGTTCTACGGAAAGGACATTAAGTACCGGTTTCGCCCGAGTTTTTTCCCGTTTACCGAGCCAAGCGCGGAAATGGATATAACGTGCTTCATTTGCAAGGGGAGGGGGTGTCGCATGTGCAAGCATTCCGGCTGGCTTGAGATTCTCGGTTGCGGAATGGTCGATCCGAATGTATTCCTGTCGGTCGGATACGATCCGCAGAAGTACACCGGGTATGCTTTCGGGATGGGCATTGAACGCACGGCTGCGCTTCTGTACGGGGTCGATGATATCCGTTTGTTTTATGAGAATGATGTGAGATTTTTGAGGCAGTTCTAA